The DNA sequence AAAATAGCATCTGGGATTGATCTCTCGGGTCTTAGAGAACCAACCTAGtatataattattcaaaaacaaataaattagttttgaattttgatagTTGCGGGTATGAGAGTGCAAAGTTTGTGAAGGTAATCTTTATGCATAAGAAATTACAACCATTCACCATGATAGGTTCTATATTGACATTTGGTCTGGGGTAACTTTCTTAGTACAGAGTCAAGGTTCCAATTTTGTACATGGTGCACTGTAGCATTCCTTAATTGCAATAGGACTGAGAACTCTGGATAACAGAGTTGTAGTGGCAAAGATCAAttgagggaaaaaaaaaaacagcaaaCCATTTATAAGTAAATCACATCAAGATTACTGCCAAAATCAGCTTTTCAATCTCATTTTAAACACGTTCTCTCTAAACTAAACATAGCTATATAGAGTTACTTGCACTATGTCAGCTTAAATTACTTGCATGTCATTGTTGAGTAACAACTAATACCCTATGAAAAAGGCTGCCTAAAgtaaacacaaaataaaataaaagagggCAGAGAATATCAACATGAATATCCATTATAAGAGAGAATTAAAACGATAATGATTTCACTAGTGaaaattaacttttttattAGGGCTTGGTTTCAGAGACTGAGATCGATGTCGGCTGCACCTGCCGACACACCATAGTCCAGAATTTGTGAACCTATTGTTCTCATTCTAATAGATTAAGAGTGAATGTTCTGTACTTATTTTAAGTACTTTAGGTAAAAATGTTTgatatataatctattaaaacaATTTGCCTCCTCAACTTTTAGATCTTGATTCCGTCCCTGCTtggttttataaattaaattggcCTCTTATTACTAGAAAACACATGATACAGAGCAAAATTGTCTCTTACTTGATTATACCCACGAATCGTGTTTGTAGCTTTATAAATCTCATATTCCATAGATTGTCCCCATGGGAAATTCAGCCAAGAACGTAGAGTGCTTAGGTCTGTCAGATCATGGGTTGGCAACTGTGCAGCACGACTTATTTGATCCATTAAGTATGGCTGTACAGACTCGAGGCGCACATAGCAAACATCACAAACACGTTGTGGATCCCCAACACGAAACTTTTCTGGCAACAACATTCTTCCTTTGGTACACTCACTGCAAAATATTCCACCACAGAAACGACAGTGATGCCTGGTGCACATGATAGGGTGAAACCGCACACTACACAGCATACAAGAAGAAGCTGAACTATCAGGCAACCATTTAGGTGGATCAGTTTGAAGTATCATCTGGCTTTTACCATGATTGACCTCTGCAAGAGTTTGCGCCATCTCCTTCCAAGCTTGCTCAACAATGTGACCAGACATCAATGAAATGCTAGGAATATCACCAGACGCAAATTCATTCACTTTTCCTTTAGCTGCAAGTAGCATTTCTACAACCACATCCCACATGGTCAGCTCTTTGTCTACAGCAAATAGATCACCCCACCCCATGTCTTCTTCAGGGAAGGTTCCCCCATTAGATCCAAAACCTCTGGTCCATTCCTCATGGTCTGTTTTTGACATTGGAGGCACAGATACAGGTATCCAAACCCCTGTTTCTTCAAAGAGTGGTGGGTCATAGTAGAAGTACTTACCCCGCTTGTCCTCACTATTCTTATCATCTAAACCTTGAGGTATATTCACATCAAACATTTCATTTTCGGACGATTTCGTAGCAGCAAATCGACTATCctcattttcatatttcatcACAGGCCGACGTGTTTCACTGAGACACTCTTTACTACTATCTACTTTTGGGATGACCAGGTTGCTAGAACTTCTTGTCCCATGTATATCATCACTATCGTTATGAACAGACTGAGGTATATTCACATTACACTCTTGAGCACCGGCAACCTTTTGGCCAATGCCAGAACAATTCTCCACAACTGCGCTTTGATCAAATGAATTTTTATTACTATCTTTAGTTCCAGAAATTTTCAAACTCTTCGAATCAGCAATCTCATTATCTTTCACACTAATCTGCGTTGTACGAATTTCAACTTCACCCATTGTCTGTTCCTCAAATCTTTCCTCATCACTCCTCAACCCTGAGTACTCGGGTTGTTCAATACATTCTTTAATTGCAGTTACCTTTGGACTCATGGAACATCCCAGCTCATCATTTGCCACCCCTGAAAGTTGGTACTCCGGGGATAACTCAGTGTCGGATGATCCCTCCTCATCTTCCCCAAGTCCCCCAGAATCCTGTTACCAACAGCAAATGAACAACTTCACCAAACAGTCACTAAAAAGACAAAAACTAGCTTCTGTGAAACACCACTCTAGAACACATCAACCGCAGGCTTTTATTGTCGACATGCCTTAACTCATAAACACCTAATTATTAAAAGCGGATAGTTTCTCT is a window from the Daucus carota subsp. sativus chromosome 8, DH1 v3.0, whole genome shotgun sequence genome containing:
- the LOC108199888 gene encoding uncharacterized protein LOC108199888, giving the protein MEIKSDQLECLESRVSDLFITNQPTFISPQDSGGLGEDEEGSSDTELSPEYQLSGVANDELGCSMSPKVTAIKECIEQPEYSGLRSDEERFEEQTMGEVEIRTTQISVKDNEIADSKSLKISGTKDSNKNSFDQSAVVENCSGIGQKVAGAQECNVNIPQSVHNDSDDIHGTRSSSNLVIPKVDSSKECLSETRRPVMKYENEDSRFAATKSSENEMFDVNIPQGLDDKNSEDKRGKYFYYDPPLFEETGVWIPVSVPPMSKTDHEEWTRGFGSNGGTFPEEDMGWGDLFAVDKELTMWDVVVEMLLAAKGKVNEFASGDIPSISLMSGHIVEQAWKEMAQTLAEVNHGKSQMILQTDPPKWLPDSSASSCMLCSVRFHPIMCTRHHCRFCGGIFCSECTKGRMLLPEKFRVGDPQRVCDVCYVRLESVQPYLMDQISRAAQLPTHDLTDLSTLRSWLNFPWGQSMEYEIYKATNTIRGYNQVGSLRPERSIPDAILRQAKGLAILTVMKVGMMVTYNIGTGLVIARREDGSWSPPSAISSFGMGWGAQAGGEFTDYIIVLRSIEAVKTFSGDLHLSVGAGLSAAVGIVGRTAEADVRAGSGGYAACYTYSCSKGAYVGCSLEGSVMTTRVKENSRFYGSQSLTASDILLGSLPKPPAAATMYRALADLYQKFDI